aaaataaagaatgccaaaactagccattccacacaaaattatcacttttactcctcactgcctcccaagccgtttttgtagaaaaattaccgtgAGGGACAAACTTCCATACAAAAATATCCTGACCACTTTTACCCGCCGGCACCTGGTGCAAAATTTTCCTTGTTTTATCGGCACAAACCAATTCCAtaactaaatcagagttccaattattattcagCCAgtaatccttaatacacagttttttgttcaaaatatccttaaTGCTCACAGATAACGGGTCTGATGACAGTCACCTGTCAAACCAAAAAggagagttcccacctctcaccaaaattttaacattttccataacttctggaatggtggccataaatattgattttcaaaattgagaGTCATTTGATCTCtcattccttattaataaatgatcatttttgcAATATTTAGCCCTAAAAAAACTTGCCCACAAATTGTTAgaggtgagcaatctgaaggcaaatttcatgaaaaGAAATTtatgaacttccttaagatctctcaggcccaaACCCCCTTTCGAggtaggtttataaattttcccccaagagcgccaatgaatcttccttttatctttcacctctccccataaagtTGGTTAAAAAAGTTGGTTAAGAGATATGTTATATGAAATTCTATTATGGGAAAAACTAATACCACCAATCCTAATTAATTATGATAATACTGCTGCAATTGGTAGAGtgaataactgttattataataGTAAATCTAGACTCATAAGAAGAAAACACAATACTGTGAGATCATATTTGAGTAGGGGCATCATTAATGTGAGTTATATAAAATCTTCTGAGAATCTTACAATTCTATTAAGTAAGGCCTTAGCAAGAGATATAGTCTAGAATATATCAAGGGGGATTAGATTAAAGCCTATAAAACCATGAACCACATATGAGGATACTCAACCCAAGGACCAGAGATCCTGCAATTGGGTTTAATgggaagaacaaatcatatggTAGTCGTAAGAAATacactattatttttaaactcaTCTATATGGTGTAAGCGCATTTATCCTATAATAAAAGAGTTTGAGTTTTAAAAACTCTTAATGATAATATGTGTCTCTTATAATTGATGTGTTAGAGTTACAGGAGCATCCTTGACAAATTTCACCTATGCGAGCACAAGAATAGGGCCACTCTCTATGAGAATTGtgcttattctcaaatatgttCATGAAACCGGGATTAGCACAAGGACGAAACGTGCTGGCTATTAAAACTCATGCCAACATCTGAATTATTATATGTGAGTTACTTATACTTTATTTCCCTTAAGAAGTCATAATTCACGTATGAGACCACTATTGGCTCTGGAGTAAAGGTTATTGTTTACTAAAAGAAGGTTCAATATAAAACACACCTTCATTATCCATTATTCATCTTTGATTGTTAAActttctacatgcatgatacatacataatattaaaatgatggaggaattgttagtgtattttaatattattattttatttattgtcttgGAAAAGAGCATACCTCTTGGAATGAGTTATGTATCTACATTTAATtaggtcattcattcatgtaGCTCATAAATTCATAAGATTAAAATTATGTGAGAGTATCATAAAATTAGGAGTGtacctatttaatatatatacatcttatttaTTAAATACATGTAGAATGAAAGGTCGTTTTGTGTTTACAAATAGACCCTTAAGGCATTTACACTACACACAAATTTCTTCacatcattctcatcatatcattCTTCTTTCAAGTATAGAGAGTTTGACAAGCGAAGAAATGTGTTTTTTTGTAGAGTTTTGGACTTCTCCATTTGTGCAGAATTAGGGAGAGTCACACGATTCAAATTAGGCTATTGTATCCTGGGAGAAATAAGTCTTGTGAAGTTCTGCTGTATTGGTTCGACGATTAAGTCAAAAATCACAGAAGGCTTGAATTTCCTTAAAGAGAGTGATCCGTGCCTCAGCCTATTTGTGAATcgtgtttatatttttatttttatttgtgtttaagttttagtgttttattttattaaattttctaaTAGAAATCAACTATAgattaattaaaataaacacCTTATGAACTCTACATTTTTATTGTGTAATAGCTATATTATCAGTTTAAATAATGTAGAGTAATTAGAACTCTTGTAATCATCATTATATAGTATAAATATAGTAGGGATGTATTTGTTTCATTGGAaaatcaaaattctctctctctctctctctctccttctttggaGGTGCAACCTGACTTTGGTATACAAATTTTAGCCCTAATCCATGAAAATGGAGGGAGCCATAGTTTTTATGATTCTCTATAACTAAAGAGGTTGGgaaataaaatgattaatatttgaaGGGGACTTTGACTATCAAATCAACATGGAAATATTATATTCTTATAATATAACTACGAGTCTTTCATTTTTAAGAATAGATATTTAGTAAAACTATATGTAATCCAttcttttcatttaaaatttagtAAAACATTTCTCGCTTAAAATATATAGTCCTAAAAGTTTTACTAAATTTTAAGTAATGTTATAATTACATTTCCTTACTAAATAAAAAAATCCCATAACTCTTGAACATGACTTCCAACTATCTATCGCATAATTGTTGACAATTATAAATCTAAACTTCTTATACCTAGTTCACACCAAAGTTCGTTTTATAATcgtaaattaaatattttaaaaaatgataaaaattaaaaagaaataaaaatttatttaaataaaattattttatcaaattaatttctatctataaatgTTATGGAAAAAATAGAAAGTAGGTTAACGGCATGAATATTTACTTTTAcgaaaaagaaaaatttaaacttagagaaagggaaagaaaaattcaCTCCGCGTTGGAGGAATCACGAATAACCGACACGCGTGGGAGGAGAAAAGCCCACTGCTCCACCTGCATCATCGGTTCTTTTTGATTTTCTGCCGGACGCGCTGCAGGCTGTACTGTCTGTCCACGTGGCATCCAAGGGTTGGACGGTATTTTTCACGCGCCATTCTCCCCGTGAGGCGTTCCTTCCCGGCTGAGgtgttattttcttttaaaaaaaaaataaaaactgaatCTGTAGATTAATGGTCCCAAGTCCCAACTACACCGAATCGCCCCCGACCACGATTTCCTGTTAACTGCCCCAACTCTACATCTTCCATCTAACGGTCACTAACGCTTTCAAGCTTCAATTCGTTTCATTCATTTTGTTTCTCCTCCTTCCTCTTTCGCCCttccaattttattttatttttcccaatGGCTTTTCTATTGTAAagtagaaatgaaaatttgaccAGTTAGAAAATATTATAGTTTGATATAAAAATGAATTAGGAATAAATTAATTTCATTATTCTAAGAATGGTACTGAGTTTAACTTTGACATTATTTCAGATGTTACACAATAATTGTCATAATAATTTATGACTCAGGTAGGTAAAAATAACAGTTATGTAAAAACATGATGTTTGATCTTTTTAAATTAATGAGCCAATTTAAATGTCAGTAAATGTATAACTCCACATTTTTAAAGATTCAATGATTGTGGTACAAAGTAAATCACAGTTCAATGTATTcggtaattttatattaaattttaattaaaattaaaattaaaaattatataaaaagatatatttaagttGTTTATGGGATTTATGGGCATAGACCCACAATTGGTAGTTTGATTTATGCTAAATAATATTACTATAACAAaataacacttttttttttttgaaaaatgaaatatgatttctCAAATTACAGACCACAATTAGGTATCCAATAGTAATATTCTTTTGATTTTCAACTACAAATAATACATAATtgtattttatatgattttaCTTTTATAATGTTTTGTTATATAAAAACTTAAATTCTAATAAAAGGTATACATAATTtgttaataattaattaaaatattattgcacgttaagaaaaagagagaatcataatatttaaaaagaaatatttattctttcaaattttttctttcaaattttttctaTAATGGATCTCGCAAATGCGAGAATCATAATACTtaagtgaaaatattttttttttctaaacttttcttcttcattttcccTCTTGGATTATTGCTTTAATTGATCACGAGAGAGGATCATAATATTtaagttgaaatatatatattttttaaaactatttgCTAAAAATTCCTCTTCCGGATTATTCATATAATTAACTGATGACAACGTGGCAAAAATCTAGAAGCTTCAAACAATCTTAATTCATGtcataaaatatttccaaaaagaGATTTTCACAGGCAAGGGCAGTTTTGGTATGCAGATAATTCGGGGCACGGCCAGGGGCAATGCCGTCATACAAAAATTCTGCCAGGTTCGCGGCAGGGAATCAGGTGGCCCCCaactaaataaattattattttaattaatcatGATTTTCCATGCTAATACAGTTCAGATTAAAGCTAAGAATCAGCAAAAATATGCCACCCAGATGCATATAAGGAGCGCACCTACAGAAAAACAGAAGACGGAGAGAAGAGGGGAGGAGAGAGAAAGccagaggagagagaaaatttaAACTTCAAACCAAGTTTATACAAATTCAATCTCTCTTCCTCTCCGTCGTCTgccttcgtcttcttcttcttcttcttcttgatcttcgaATCCCTAGCTATGGCGTCTTCCACGGCCTTGGCACAAACTCCACGGCATCTGTAATTTAATTGATTATTATTGCGCGGCAGCAGTTGCGGTCTTTTGTAGGATGGCGGAGAAGCCGCCGCGGGACGGAGAAGCTTTGTCGTCTTTGGTTGGGGTTTTGTTCGGTTCTCGATCTCACGCGAGTCCTACCTGAGGGAGAAGAGGAAAACAGTAACTTTTGTGCGGTCAGTTGATCGAAATTTGTGTCTTCAGCGGTGGTTGGTGTCCAGATATGGCCAAGGGCGGGTTGGAGAGGCTGCGGAGATGTGTGCGGACGGTGTTCTTCATGGTGGCCATGGTGGCGTCGCTGATCGTGCTATCGGCGCCGGTGATCGTGGCGATGGGAGACGTCATGGTGCCGTTTATGTTAATTTCGAGCTTTACGTGCGTGAGATGTCATAGCTTTAGAGAGCATTTGCAGCGATACGCTTTCAAGAGCTCCTTGATAGACATTCCTCTGGTTTCGGTCATCAGATCGCTAATCATTGCCTGTACGAccatattttcatttcttacaaTTTCTTTTCGATTTTTAAAAACTCTTTGGTCAATTTATTCATTTTACTTTCTCAATTTCGTTTTCGTTTGAATTGAATGATTTTATGTGTTGCTTCACTGTGAAGAAACGGGAAAAAATGTTTTTATGCTTttgtttcattttcttctttcacgTTTGTTTGATTGCTGAGAAAATGCAGgaaaaagacagaaaatgaaatTTGAACTATTATTGTTGTTGGTCTTGTCCTGGTTTTCAAAATTTAGAGAAGCCATCAAGCAGATCCAACTTTGAAATAAGGTTTTTGTTCGTCCCAAGTAATGAGTTGTTTTGCATTTTGCAGCATTTTCCCAACAGCCACTAGGTACCTACCCtacactaaaaaaataaataaagaataaaaatgaagtgGTGcctttttgtttcaaattttgaaaCTGGGAATACATTCATGGTCTGTTTGGCTGCTTATGCTTAGTAAAATGCAGAAGAGAAGCACGGAATACAAgtctaggttttttttttgttcattgaCTTGCATTGTTGGCATTTCTCGACCCCACTGGAACTGATGCAGTTTACAACAATAACAATTCAGCCTTCATCCCAAGTATTAGTGGTTAGCTTCCTGGATCCATTTTGTCAACTGAATCTGATTTAATTTTTCAGTTTAGTTGCAGtgagtgtatttatttatttatttatttatttctggAAATTATTATGACCATGGTTATCGAAATCCAGATCATGCGATTCAATGATCCTACGATCCATACTTGCCTAGTAAGTAGAATCTCAATAGAGTATGATCCCAGTACGATGTCATGAAGACCGATCTTAGGatctcaattttacttttgtaATGGAATATGGATTTTTCCTATTTAGGATTTTACCGAAAAAGGcccaatatatatttttataggCCCAAACACTTTACTTTTGCATAGGCACAAAATTTGGTCTAGGTGGCTCAAATGCATCAGAATTAGGGCAACACAATGAGCATGTTTTAGGATTTGTTCAATTCAAGTCAAGAGCAATTGAGCTTCTCTTGAAAGCTCTCTTCCTTCAAAATTGAAACCTCTCTGAGAGCTTAGAGTCCTTGATAGACAAATCCTAAATTGTCTATCAGTATGCTTGGACTATTCCTTCTTCCAGCAACAATAGAGGTCAGCTGAGAGTTTTGAGATCAGCGGAGAGCCTCAACAAATAGGGAGTTTCACAGTCAGGCTAAGAGCTTAAAATTGTAGGCCTGTAGCAATTCTGCATTATCTTTGTAGTTCTTTTcactttcttcctttttttttctctcttattATTGACAAGCTAGAGACCTATTTTTTTTCCCAAAGCAGAAAGCATGTAGCTTTCTTTTTCCTCTGCAGTTCAGgctatttagatttttttttttttttggtttcaaaATCATTGAAGGAAAAACCTGAGCAGGTGCTAGCTAGCAAGCTAGCTACATTCCtgaaattttttgttttaatttcttgAAGTTACTACCAAGTTTTAAGgattattttattgagagttgttgtaAATTGccaattatataaaattttaatttattttacctTGTAAGTAGAATCTTACGATCGATGATCCGATCCTATGATCTGCTCCCGCGTACCCTCCCAACGATCCTATGTACAATCCTGATCCCTAACAACCTTGATTATGACAATCCAtttcatattttgattttttttttctgttcatTAGTTCAGTTTCTcaatttgtcttttttttttggctaagTAGGGTCAGCTATTTTTCCTGTACCGGAACCTAGTTTATGTGTAATGGGGAACTGGTGAACCTTTCTCTCCTCAGTTTACAATACTTTAGGATTTAACTAAACAAATTTTATGAATGCAGTAAACCTCTAGAAATGAGTAATTTTTGTATTTATTCATTGTTTTGTGATGACAGGTGTTTATTCTATGTGTGATGGCCCTGCTCTTTCCAACGGGCCGTATCTTGGGACTGTTACAGTGTGTTCtattgtttcaattcttgttctttcAGTTAAGGCTTGTATATTTACACTGAATTCTGAACTTGAGGCTGAAGCTTCCTCTTCCCTCACAAGGCAAAGGCTCCACTTGAAGAAATCCTGGGGAATGCCTGTATTGTTTCTTTCATCGGTGGTCTTTGCTCTTGGCCATACTGTGGTTGCTTACAGAGCAAGTTGCAAGGCACGGAGAAAGCTCCTTCTTCACCGAGTTGACCCAGAAGCAGTAagtttgcaaaattatttttatttctttcttttaatatataggtatatatatCCCCGATTTGAGTGCAGACTGCATAgtcttttctctctttttgaaAAGAGTTTGGATTTTCTGAATTTGGCATCTTTGTCATGGTCCATATCCaatgagaagaagaaattttttttttttgtagaaaagGTGAttactaatttttcaaatatttgatcAGTTAATGTGGTGGGTGTTTATTTTGTTTCTATCAAAATGCAAACTTTTCCGTTTATTTTGCTGCCATGGAAATGTAATTTTTTCTGACTGCAATTTTGTAACTTCGTTTCCTGTAGCTTCTGTTTATTTTTTTCTCATCTTCTCTGTGTCGAATGAACAGGTTCTTTCCTGTAAAAATGTTTTCTCTGGCTACCCGAAGCTGCCACGATCTCCCACTCCTTGTGCTGGGAAAACCCCAAAAAGTGACAGTGAGATGAGGCGAAAACCTCCAGGAACTGCTCGTGATGAAGGAGAACTCCCGGTCAGACTACTTGCTGATATTGACAGCTTGTTCACTTCATGCCAAGGGCTTACTGTCCATTACAAACTCAGCATGGCTGGTTCACTACCTCGTTCCCTGTCCTCCACCAGCTTCCTTGAACCTCATTCCTGTGTCATTTCCACACAATTGGTCCCAGGAAGGCATAATCTTGACAGGCAACCTTTTAATGTTTCATCAAAAACCCAATATCATCTTCATAGGAGCTTTAGTAATCAATTTCACAGCTCTTCTCTATATGATCCACTATTAGATGCTTCTGCAACTTCTCCTGTTTT
This window of the Malania oleifera isolate guangnan ecotype guangnan chromosome 6, ASM2987363v1, whole genome shotgun sequence genome carries:
- the LOC131157636 gene encoding uncharacterized protein LOC131157636, with protein sequence MAKGGLERLRRCVRTVFFMVAMVASLIVLSAPVIVAMGDVMVPFMLISSFTCVRCHSFREHLQRYAFKSSLIDIPLVSVIRSLIIACVYSMCDGPALSNGPYLGTVTVCSIVSILVLSVKACIFTLNSELEAEASSSLTRQRLHLKKSWGMPVLFLSSVVFALGHTVVAYRASCKARRKLLLHRVDPEAVLSCKNVFSGYPKLPRSPTPCAGKTPKSDSEMRRKPPGTARDEGELPVRLLADIDSLFTSCQGLTVHYKLSMAGSLPRSLSSTSFLEPHSCVISTQLVPGRHNLDRQPFNVSSKTQYHLHRSFSNQFHSSSLYDPLLDASATSPVLSEEIPIFSLDDFVDEDQMNKMNCRISEKNLEENGQFGIILVHGFGGGVFSWRHVMGALARQVGCIVAAFDRPGWGLTSRPHRKDWEDKQLPNPYKLETQVDLLLSFCSEMGFSSVVLVGHDDGGLLALKAAQRAQESVNSVKIEVKGVILLSVSLSREVVPGFARILLRTSLGKKHLVRPLLRTEITQVVNRRAWYDATKLTTEVLSLYKAPLCVDGWDEAIHEIGKLSCETVLSPQNAALLLKAVQDLPVLVIAGAEDALVPLKSAQVMASQLVNSRLVAISGCGHLPHEECPKALLAAMTPFISRITLKPDLQNQ